Sequence from the Angustibacter luteus genome:
ACCCCCTGGGGCTGAACGGCTACTACCTGGTCTCGCGCGGCGACAAGGTGCCGTACCGGCTCAAGCTGCGCTCGGCGTCGTTCGGCAACGTGCAGGTGCTCTCGCGGCTGCTGCCCGGGTGCCTGATCTCCGACATGGTCGCCGTCCTGGGCTCGATGTTCTTCGTCGTCGGCGACGTCGACAAGTAGCCCCGACCCCACGCTTCCGCCACTCAGGCCGGTTTCCGCCACTCAGGCCGGTCTCGGGCATGCGAAAGCGGCTTGAGCGGCGGAGGTGGGACTGGGGTGGGTCAGGCGGTGTGGCGGCCGTGGTACTCGTGAACCCCAGCACCCTCAGCGGCGGCGAGGTCGACCACGGCGGCCTGCTCGCGCTCGGCGTCCTCACCGGCGAACACCGCGTCGTGGATCTCCTCCACGGCCATCGGGAAGAGCTTGACCACCGGGTGCGGCATGGTGTCGACGAGCGGGTCCGGGCTGGACGCGACCTGGACGACGGCGAGCCGGGCCCCCTGCACCACCATCGGTGCCGCTGGCAGCTGGCGGGCGCTCACGAGAGCATCCGGAGCGGCCTCCGCGACGAGGACGCGACTGCTCTCGTCCGCCTCGACGGTCCCGACGGCCGGCAGCACGGGAGCGGACACCGACTCCTGGACGCCGAGGGCAACGTCGGCGAGACGGTGCCGACCGGCGTAGCCACGCCCGACGGCGCTGGACAGCACGGCGACGACGAGCCGCCAACGCAGGCCACGCCTGCCACGATGCATACCGGTCACGGGCCGATGGTAGGCCGTCACAGGAGTCACACGCGTCACTCTGGTCGGCGTGTCGCGCACGATCACTCGGCTGGGCCCCACCGCCACCCGGGAGGTCACGCTGAGTCGTCCGTGCGATCCTGCCGAGGTGACCTCTACCGAGCTGAGCACGGCCGCGGACGTCGTCGACTGGCGCCGCCGGGTGCACGCGCTCTACCGCGCCGTCCGAGAGACCGCCGAACCGCGCCAGGCGCACGAGGCGTGGCGGCGAGGGCGCGACCAGCTGCTGGCCAGCCACCCGGCGTCCCCGCTGCTCGGTGAGCACCGGGCCGGCTTCAGCGGCCTCGCGGTGGCCGAGTACGACGAGCGCTACCGCTTCGAGGTCGCCGTGACCGAGCCGGACCCCAGCCTGCCGTCCGCCTTCAAGGCCAGCACGGCCACGGACGGCGACGTGCCGTTCGCGCGGCTCGGCACCGTCGTCCTGCCCGCCCCGGAGGGCGAGGTGCGCCTCGA
This genomic interval carries:
- a CDS encoding DUF1684 domain-containing protein, whose product is MTSTELSTAADVVDWRRRVHALYRAVRETAEPRQAHEAWRRGRDQLLASHPASPLLGEHRAGFSGLAVAEYDERYRFEVAVTEPDPSLPSAFKASTATDGDVPFARLGTVVLPAPEGEVRLDVWRLASYGGGIFLPVKDAAPDSYGGGRYVLDTIKGSDLGTTRADDGTVTLVVDLNFAYNPSCAYDPEWACPLPQQGNRTAVPLPVGEQHRGAWVDY